One Acutalibacter muris DNA window includes the following coding sequences:
- the recD2 gene encoding SF1B family DNA helicase RecD2, whose protein sequence is MEESGLLELCGQVEHVVYRNEKNQYTVLVLLAGEDREEVTVVGTIPMVSDGEELKVYGRWEQNQSYGRQFRAEIFEHARPVTEEGMLRYLSSGAVKGVGRVLAGRIIDTFGANALEVIEHDPTRLAQIKGITEEKAKEISEEYKRIYGVRELMVYLGAFGVTPEVSMLVWKKYGDESISCVQEDPYSLCAPEIGLGFQIADQIAQSMERPQDDMSRVQAGVVYVIRHNVNNGHTCVPRDALIKVAAKLLGVDPELAGDAVEELWGSFVLMQEVFGGREYLFLQQQHLCEQYIAGRMKAMLRAPANAIAGADMHIGTIEEREGIKYAGKQREAIKAAMEQGVLILTGGPGTGKTTTLNAIIRILKQAGERVLLAAPTGRAAKRMSELTGEESKTIHRMLQVDWDERDQPFFNRNERNPLECECLVIDEMSMVDAYVFESVLRALPIGCRLILVGDSDQLPSVGAGNVLGDLIAAGLFPTVQLKEVFRQSLESLIITNAHRIVAGEMPEMRRRDGDFFFLPGGGPEQARELVAALCGTRLPKSYGYSPFEDIQVLCPSRKGELGTVELNKLLRETVNPPKEGKSQVKISGQLFREGDKVMQVRNDYQLPWSREDGSEGQGVYNGDMGVITRIDKPGGAIEVRTDDRLVVYDFEKAGEELEPAYAVTVHKSQGNEFNAVIIPVMRVPRQLCYRNLFYTAVTRAKKLLILVGESGVVREMVQNDRKTQRITGLREFLTRDNAAEL, encoded by the coding sequence TTGGAGGAAAGCGGCCTTTTGGAGCTATGCGGCCAGGTGGAACACGTGGTGTACCGCAATGAAAAGAATCAGTATACCGTGCTGGTGCTCCTTGCCGGGGAGGACCGGGAGGAGGTCACTGTGGTGGGGACCATACCCATGGTCAGCGACGGTGAGGAACTGAAGGTCTACGGCCGCTGGGAGCAGAACCAGAGCTATGGCCGCCAGTTTAGGGCAGAGATATTCGAGCACGCCCGCCCGGTTACAGAGGAGGGGATGCTCAGATACCTGTCCTCCGGCGCGGTGAAGGGCGTTGGCCGGGTACTGGCCGGGCGCATTATCGACACCTTTGGGGCCAACGCCCTGGAGGTTATCGAGCACGACCCCACAAGGCTCGCCCAGATAAAGGGCATAACCGAGGAAAAGGCGAAGGAGATAAGCGAGGAGTATAAGCGGATATACGGCGTGCGGGAACTGATGGTATACCTTGGGGCCTTCGGCGTAACCCCGGAGGTCTCCATGCTGGTCTGGAAAAAGTACGGCGACGAGTCCATCTCCTGCGTGCAGGAGGACCCCTACAGCCTGTGCGCGCCGGAGATAGGACTGGGCTTCCAGATCGCAGACCAGATCGCCCAGTCTATGGAGCGCCCACAGGACGATATGAGCCGGGTACAGGCCGGGGTGGTGTACGTTATAAGGCACAACGTGAACAACGGCCATACATGTGTGCCAAGGGACGCGCTCATAAAGGTGGCGGCGAAGCTTTTGGGGGTGGACCCGGAGCTGGCCGGGGACGCGGTAGAGGAGCTCTGGGGGAGCTTTGTGCTCATGCAGGAGGTGTTCGGCGGGCGGGAGTACCTGTTTTTACAGCAGCAGCACCTGTGCGAGCAGTACATAGCAGGGCGCATGAAGGCTATGCTCCGGGCCCCCGCCAACGCCATCGCCGGGGCGGACATGCACATCGGGACCATAGAGGAGCGCGAGGGCATAAAATATGCCGGCAAGCAGAGGGAGGCCATAAAGGCCGCCATGGAGCAGGGGGTGCTGATACTCACCGGCGGGCCGGGCACGGGAAAGACCACCACCTTGAACGCCATTATACGCATACTAAAACAGGCCGGAGAGCGGGTCCTGTTGGCCGCGCCCACAGGGCGGGCCGCAAAGCGCATGAGCGAGCTCACCGGCGAGGAGTCCAAGACCATACACCGTATGTTACAGGTGGACTGGGACGAGCGGGACCAGCCCTTCTTCAACCGCAACGAGCGCAATCCTCTGGAGTGCGAGTGCCTGGTGATAGATGAGATGTCCATGGTGGACGCCTATGTTTTCGAGAGCGTTTTAAGGGCTCTGCCCATAGGCTGCCGGCTGATACTGGTGGGGGACAGCGACCAGCTGCCGTCGGTGGGGGCCGGGAACGTGCTGGGGGACCTGATAGCCGCGGGGCTGTTCCCCACGGTGCAGCTGAAAGAGGTGTTCAGGCAGTCCCTTGAGAGCCTTATCATCACCAACGCCCACAGGATAGTGGCCGGGGAGATGCCGGAAATGCGCCGGCGGGACGGGGATTTCTTCTTCCTGCCCGGCGGCGGGCCGGAGCAGGCACGGGAACTGGTGGCGGCCCTCTGCGGCACAAGGCTGCCGAAAAGCTACGGCTATTCGCCCTTTGAGGACATACAGGTGCTCTGCCCCTCGAGAAAGGGGGAACTGGGCACGGTGGAGCTAAATAAGCTCCTGCGGGAGACGGTGAACCCCCCAAAGGAGGGCAAGTCCCAGGTGAAGATAAGCGGCCAGCTTTTCAGGGAGGGCGACAAGGTTATGCAGGTGCGAAACGACTACCAGCTGCCCTGGAGCAGGGAGGACGGCTCTGAGGGCCAGGGGGTCTATAACGGCGATATGGGCGTTATCACCCGCATAGACAAGCCCGGCGGGGCCATAGAGGTGAGGACAGACGACAGGCTGGTGGTATATGACTTCGAAAAGGCCGGGGAGGAGCTGGAGCCCGCCTATGCCGTCACCGTCCACAAGAGCCAGGGCAACGAGTTCAACGCGGTGATAATCCCGGTGATGAGGGTGCCCAGGCAGCTCTGCTACCGCAACCTGTTCTACACGGCGGTGACAAGGGCAAAGAAGCTTTTGATACTGGTGGGCGAAAGCGGAGTGGTGCGGGAGATGGTGCAGAACGACCGCAAGACCCAGCGCATCACGGGGCTTCGGGAGTTCCTGACCCGGGACAACGCGGCGGAGCTTTAA
- the nagB gene encoding glucosamine-6-phosphate deaminase, with protein MRIIEVESYEKLSALAADIIAGQVLLKPDCVLGLATGSSPLGTYANLVKRYEGGLLDFSRVRTVNLDEYCGLKGNDPQSYRYFMDKNLFDRVNVDKESTHLPDGSAPDMEAECSRYEALVESLGWPDLQLLGIGHNGHIGFNEPEDVFHAAVHTVKLTESTIKANSRLFDKPEDVPTSAITMGVGAIMKAKRVLLIAGADKAEIVERAFQGPVTPRVPASVLQLHKDATVILSKA; from the coding sequence ATGAGAATCATTGAGGTGGAGAGCTATGAAAAACTCAGCGCCCTTGCGGCGGATATCATCGCGGGACAGGTGCTTTTAAAGCCGGACTGTGTGCTGGGCCTTGCCACGGGCTCGTCGCCCCTTGGAACCTACGCGAACCTTGTAAAGCGGTATGAGGGGGGGCTGCTGGACTTCTCTCGGGTGCGCACGGTGAACCTGGACGAATACTGCGGCCTTAAAGGGAACGACCCACAGAGCTACCGCTACTTTATGGACAAGAACCTTTTTGACAGGGTGAACGTGGACAAGGAGAGTACCCACCTGCCCGACGGTTCGGCCCCGGACATGGAGGCCGAGTGCAGCCGCTACGAGGCCCTGGTGGAGAGCCTGGGCTGGCCGGACCTTCAGCTGCTGGGCATAGGACATAACGGCCATATCGGCTTTAACGAGCCCGAGGACGTGTTCCACGCCGCCGTGCACACCGTGAAGCTCACGGAGAGCACCATAAAGGCCAACTCCCGCCTTTTTGACAAGCCCGAGGACGTGCCCACCAGCGCCATTACCATGGGCGTCGGGGCCATTATGAAGGCGAAGAGAGTGCTGCTTATCGCCGGCGCGGACAAGGCCGAAATAGTTGAGAGGGCCTTCCAGGGCCCGGTAACGCCCCGGGTGCCCGCGTCCGTTTTGCAGCTGCACAAGGACGCGACCGTTATTCTGAGCAAGGCGTAA
- a CDS encoding helix-turn-helix domain-containing protein → MLSGLAGMERAHLSMVERSGRIPTLYTIWRIADALDMRPSELVALIEEEMEKDIS, encoded by the coding sequence GTGCTCAGCGGGCTTGCCGGGATGGAGCGGGCACATTTGAGTATGGTTGAACGCAGTGGCAGGATACCCACCCTTTACACCATCTGGCGCATTGCCGACGCGCTGGATATGCGGCCAAGCGAATTGGTGGCGCTTATTGAGGAGGAGATGGAGAAGGATATATCTTGA
- a CDS encoding helix-turn-helix domain-containing protein — protein sequence MSNFQQPFFQNLRAIRKSANLTQADMAQELSLTRSAYAYYELGRVQPSLNTLVKICGILGVSSDSLLGLG from the coding sequence ATGTCCAACTTTCAACAGCCCTTCTTTCAGAATCTCCGCGCCATCCGCAAGTCCGCAAACCTGACCCAGGCGGATATGGCACAGGAGCTCTCCCTCACCCGCTCGGCCTACGCCTATTATGAGCTCGGGCGAGTCCAGCCCAGCCTCAACACCCTTGTGAAGATCTGCGGTATTCTCGGGGTATCCTCCGACTCCCTTTTGGGGCTCGGTTAA
- a CDS encoding helix-turn-helix domain-containing protein has translation MEFKGKAVATVICRLRKERGQSQEVLSGLAVMARSHLSMVETGDMLPTLPTLWRLAEALDMKPYELVKLMEEEMERADASVREGEK, from the coding sequence ATGGAGTTTAAAGGAAAGGCAGTAGCTACGGTCATATGCAGACTGCGCAAGGAGCGCGGACAGTCTCAGGAAGTATTGAGCGGACTGGCGGTGATGGCCAGGTCCCATCTGAGCATGGTGGAAACAGGCGATATGCTGCCGACCCTGCCCACACTTTGGCGGCTGGCGGAGGCTTTAGATATGAAGCCCTATGAGTTGGTGAAGCTAATGGAGGAGGAAATGGAGAGGGCGGACGCTTCGGTTAGGGAAGGGGAAAAGTGA
- a CDS encoding helix-turn-helix domain-containing protein → MGEYGTIKIHLAELLEKSGMSKNKLSHRAELQRTQLNHYCNGTVTRLDVDVLARICTVMQCGIGDLLEFVPPEGEE, encoded by the coding sequence ATGGGCGAATACGGTACAATAAAGATACATCTGGCCGAATTGCTGGAGAAAAGCGGCATGAGCAAGAACAAGCTCAGCCACCGGGCGGAGCTTCAGCGTACACAGCTGAACCACTACTGCAACGGCACGGTCACAAGGCTTGACGTGGATGTGCTGGCAAGGATATGCACGGTCATGCAGTGCGGGATAGGCGACCTGCTGGAGTTTGTGCCGCCGGAGGGGGAGGAGTGA
- a CDS encoding type II toxin-antitoxin system HicB family antitoxin, with protein MNRYEVILYWSEDDNAYIAEVPELAGCMADGTTMLEAVKNAERVINEWIETALELGRPVPEPKGRLRYA; from the coding sequence ATGAATAGATACGAAGTCATCTTATACTGGAGCGAGGACGACAACGCGTATATCGCGGAGGTGCCGGAGCTTGCGGGGTGTATGGCCGACGGAACTACCATGCTTGAGGCCGTAAAGAATGCGGAGAGGGTCATAAACGAGTGGATAGAAACAGCCCTGGAGTTGGGGCGGCCTGTGCCCGAGCCCAAGGGGCGGTTAAGGTACGCGTAA